Genomic segment of Bacteroides stercoris ATCC 43183:
GAAGTACGGGCAATGTCTGAAAATTATCGTGTTACAGTAATCATAGAATAATCTATTAATGATTATTCTCTCATCACACGTTTTTTTATAGCTAACCGCCTATAATCAAGATTATTAATTGGTTATAAGAAGCGTTATGACAGTGATGACCGAATACCGGTCGTCACTGTTTTTTTTAAATTTTTATCCTCAATATTACTTTAACTCATTGATTTATAGCCATTACATACACTTTATGCGACCCTTGCCCCAATGTTGTTAAAATACCTTTCTCCACCAGTAAATTGAGGTCATTCAACGCCTTGTTCTTCAAAAGTCCCGTAATTCCGCTGTAATCCTTGCGCGTAATGAATGGATTTGCATCCAAAAACGCGCACAGTCTGCGGTAACGTTCCGCACCGCTGATGTCCTCACTGTGCCGGAAGCCATACCCTGCCCTTACACGTTCCACAAATCCTGCACACTGTTTCCGGAAGCCGGGCGATACGCGGAAATGCACCTTGCCGAAAAATATCGTCTGCGCATGGATTTCCTTCTTGTCCATGACGGGACGTGCTGTCAGTCCCGCCGAAAAATACCCCATATTGCCCAACTGTACATGATGCCCTTCGGAAAGGTAATAGGAAATGCGGCTTTCCAATGCCGCAAGCACTCCCTCTACGTCTCCGGGAGTAAAACTGGTTGCCTGTGAAATATCGCTGACCAGACGTTTGCCGGTGATAGTCCCCTTGTTCACGATGCGGGGATACATGGGTTGTAATTCGCCGTCTCCTTTCGGGTTGGGCTTTCTCTGGAAATCATACTCTGCTGCCATTGTCGTTCTGTTTTTTTAGTTATGTAATAATTGAAAATCCTGTTGTATCGGTAGCTTACGCCATTCGGCCGCATAAATTCGGATATTCTCCGCGGTCCGTTCGGGAAAAGCTGGAAGATAAACAACGTTTTGCTTCGTTGTTTTTATTTGTCCGGACCATGCAAAATGCCGTTATGCTTACAGTAAAACCCCGTTTTGCAGTTGCAGGCCCGGCGGTTGCCGGCTGCGGGCTGTGGGGCCCGCATATGAAGGCTCTTCGGCCCGCAATTGCAAAACGGGGTTTTACACCTTGTAAAGATACAAAATCCATCAGGAAAAGTCAAGTTTTCAACGGTTTGTTTTCCGATTATTTCCATTTATTTCCGGAGATAAATACTGGCAAAAATCTTAAAACAAAAGGGCGGATTTGCTTGCTTCCAGCCCGTTTTATGCGTATCTTGCAGAGTCTAAGAGAAACGCTCTTATCTCCACTAAATTTTTCCAAACAACCAACACCGGAATGAGAATAACCTTTATCAAGGAAAACCGTGACGCGGGCACGGAAAGTATCAGCACCTGCGATACAGCCGCATTTATTACCAAAATCAAGTCGGAAACCAAGCCCGGACATGTCAGTGCATTACGCACCATGCTCGAATATACAAGCCATGGCAGCGGCGGAACCTACGGACATATCGACAAGCTTCCCCGCATATGCCCCGCTATGGAGTACGGACGCAGCCGCGAGGGCGAACGGCGGATGAAACGCTACAACGGTATTGTACTGCTGGAGGTAGGCGGACTGTCCGGCATGTCCGAAGCGGAACTGGTGAAAGAACAGGCGGCACTCCTTCCCCAAACCTATGCAGCTTTCGCAGGAAGCAGCGGACGGAGCGTGAAGATATGGGCGCTGTTTGCCTTGCCGAACGGCAAACTTCCGCAACGGGAAGAAGAAATCAGCCTGTTCCATGCACATGCTTACCGCATGGCGGTACAATGTTACCAACCCCTGCTTCCGTTTCCCGTAACGTTGAAAGAGCCCTCGCCTGCCGATACTTTCCGCATGACGCTGGACGAAACGCCTTACTTTGCTCCCGATGCCGTGCCTTTCTGTCTCGAACAACCCGTGACGATGCCCGGCGAGCGGACATTCAACCAACGAAAATTGGCAGAAAACAACCCTTTAAAGCGGTTGCAGCCGGGATTCGACTCCTCGCAAACTTTCACTCTGCTGTTTGAAACAGTCCTGGGTCGTGCGCTGGACGAAGTGGAGAACTGGCAGCGCGACCGGGATGATTTTCACCCGCTACTCATCTCCATAGGCGAGCAATGCTTCAAAAGCGGTATCCCCGAAGAGGAAGCCGTCCGGCAGGTAATGATGCACTACCGACGGCAGGCAGACGAACAGACGGTGCGCACCGCACTGCACAATCTCTACCGCGAGTGCCGGGGATTCGGCAGAAAATCCGTACTGACTCCCGAACAGGACACGATGCTGAAACTGAACGAGTTCATGGAACGCCGTTACGAATTCCGGTACAACCAGCTAATGGGTGATTTGGAATATCGCCAACGCGACTCCATCCACTTCTATTTTCATGTAATGGACCAGCGAGCGCGCAACAGCGTGGCTATGGATGCCCTGCAAGAGGGATTGCGTGTGTGGGACAGAGACGTGAACCGCTACCTGACCTCTAACCGCGTGCCGCTGTACAATCCGGTGGAAGAATACCTGTGCGGCGTAGGCCGTTGGGACGGCAAAGACCGCATCCGTGCGCTTGCCGGACTTGTTCCCTGCAACAATCCGTATTGGCGTGAGCTGTTCTACCGTTGGTTTCTGAACATGGTGGCGCATTGGCGCGGACTGGGCAACAGGATGCACGCCAACAGCACATCACCGCTACTGATAGGTGCACAGGGTTACCGCAAGTCCACTTTCTGCCGCATCATCCTTCCTCCCGAACTCCGCTTCGGCTATACCGACAGTCTGGATTTTGGCAGCAAACGCGATGCGGAAATGTACCTGGGGCGCTTTCTGCTGGTGAATATCGACGAGTTCGACCAGGTGAGCATCCATCAGCAAGGCTTTCTGAAACACCTTCTGCAAAAGCCCGTTGCCAACCTGCGCAAGCCCTACGGAAGCAGTATCCAGGAGATAAGGCGGTATGCCTCGTTCATCGGGACGAGCAACCACAAAGACCTGCTGACGGACAGCAGCGGCAGCCGCCGTTTTGTATGTGTGGAAGTGACTGCCCCCATTGATACGAACGTGACGATAAACTACCGCCAGTTGTATGCACAAGCCATGCAAGCGATACGCAGCGGTGAAAGATACTGGTTTAATGACAAGGATGAAGCCGTTTTGAAAGAAAATAACCGGGAATTCGAGCAAATCAGTCCGATTGAACAGTTGTTCCATTGTCATTTCCGTTTACCACAAGAAGGGGAAGAGGGAGAATGGATGTCGCCGATACAGATTTTGGAAATTCTGCATGCAAAAAACGGTACAACGAAGCTGACAGAAGGGTATGCAAAATACTTCGGAAGGATACTGAAAAAGAACGATATAGAAGGTAAACATACCAATAAGGGAGTTGTGTATCGAATTGTCAAGTTATAATATTTCATATTTATGGAGTGATGACTAACTTTCAGTCATCACTCCTCATCACGTTATTATCACTCTATAACAATCTTATTTTTAATGGATTATATTAAAAGTGACGAGTGATGAGCAAATTTCACTTCACTCCATTAGTAACTCTCATCTCCTGCCTTATGACTCGGAATTCAACAAAAAGGCACACCTGAAGCAACCGCTCACATGATTCATCTATATATTTCCTCAAACTAACAACCTCTGACAACAGATATATCCGACCCAACATGAATAAAAGCGAGATATATCCTGCAAACTAAACAAAATCAAAAGTACTTTAAACGAAAGTATAAGTATTATAAACCACAATATTAAAATCTTAAACAGTACCGACAAGGCTTTCTACTATTATCACGTAACTTTGTTAACATACAAAGATTTAAAATTGCATATCATGAAAACAAAAATTCTTTGAAAGTGGAAGTAACACTGGATGGAGTAAAGAAAATATTGGACTATAAGTTATAAAAATCAAAAGTCAGTAGACCATTAAAAAATAAAATTTCAAGATTATGAAAACAAGACTCGCAGTAATCGGGATATTATGCGTGTTGTTAATACCTGCATATGCCAATAATCCGTTACGAAAAGCTCCCTATCCGCAACAAGACAATATTATCTATTTGAACCCAGCACCATTATTGGTACCGCCAAGTATGAAACAGTCGGATTATCTACAATTCAACCTCTCGCAGGACAAGAACTTTAAAGGGGACAATGACATATTATCCAAGCCAGTGCCCTGGTGCATGTTCAATCCGCATAAAATATTGGACACAGGACTCTGGTACTGGCGTTTCCGTTCGGTCAGCAAGACCGGTGAAGAGATGCCTTGGAGCAAGACATACAGTTTTACTGTAGAAGAAAGCACTCCACGGTTTGCAACTCCTCCGTTCGAAGTATTCCTGAACAACATTCCTAAAAACAGTCCGCGTATCTATTGCTTTCTGAATGACCGGTTGGAGGATGCACGGAAAAATGTACGTTCCAATCCGGAATTTGAAGTGATGATTGACGATGCCCGCAGTGCGCTTGCCATGGACTTCAGCACCGATACGCAACCGTACAAGCATGTTTTTGCCATGTCTGAAAACTTTGATAAACTGAACACTGCCTATCAGATGTTACAGTACAATCTTTATGTAGAGAAAATGCTGGCCAACGTACGTTGTCTGCTGAAACAGAATCCGACAAAGAATTTTATGGGCAACGACTTCAAGGCTGGCGAACTGG
This window contains:
- a CDS encoding HU family DNA-binding protein, giving the protein MAAEYDFQRKPNPKGDGELQPMYPRIVNKGTITGKRLVSDISQATSFTPGDVEGVLAALESRISYYLSEGHHVQLGNMGYFSAGLTARPVMDKKEIHAQTIFFGKVHFRVSPGFRKQCAGFVERVRAGYGFRHSEDISGAERYRRLCAFLDANPFITRKDYSGITGLLKNKALNDLNLLVEKGILTTLGQGSHKVYVMAINQ
- a CDS encoding BT4734/BF3469 family protein is translated as MRITFIKENRDAGTESISTCDTAAFITKIKSETKPGHVSALRTMLEYTSHGSGGTYGHIDKLPRICPAMEYGRSREGERRMKRYNGIVLLEVGGLSGMSEAELVKEQAALLPQTYAAFAGSSGRSVKIWALFALPNGKLPQREEEISLFHAHAYRMAVQCYQPLLPFPVTLKEPSPADTFRMTLDETPYFAPDAVPFCLEQPVTMPGERTFNQRKLAENNPLKRLQPGFDSSQTFTLLFETVLGRALDEVENWQRDRDDFHPLLISIGEQCFKSGIPEEEAVRQVMMHYRRQADEQTVRTALHNLYRECRGFGRKSVLTPEQDTMLKLNEFMERRYEFRYNQLMGDLEYRQRDSIHFYFHVMDQRARNSVAMDALQEGLRVWDRDVNRYLTSNRVPLYNPVEEYLCGVGRWDGKDRIRALAGLVPCNNPYWRELFYRWFLNMVAHWRGLGNRMHANSTSPLLIGAQGYRKSTFCRIILPPELRFGYTDSLDFGSKRDAEMYLGRFLLVNIDEFDQVSIHQQGFLKHLLQKPVANLRKPYGSSIQEIRRYASFIGTSNHKDLLTDSSGSRRFVCVEVTAPIDTNVTINYRQLYAQAMQAIRSGERYWFNDKDEAVLKENNREFEQISPIEQLFHCHFRLPQEGEEGEWMSPIQILEILHAKNGTTKLTEGYAKYFGRILKKNDIEGKHTNKGVVYRIVKL